The genomic interval TTATCACAAACCTTAtaagaatattttcttgaaaaaaaacacagaaggaaatctgttatattttttaaaattgtatattataaatgtctctgaaaaacaaaatttagaGAACAGTggatctggttttgtttttttgaagacAGATTCAAAACTATTGGATTTTTGATACATATTGGGCCTCTTCTGACAGCTTTTTTTGGCATATTGACTTTCTGTAAAGATCTTCCTACGCTGATGACACATCTGTTCTACTTAAAAGACCTTTCTACATATCAGGAGAGGTATTTCTAGTCATTCATCAACTTTAACTGACTTTAAATAACTCAATTAAATTGCTATGTTTGGACTAGATTTTCCAAAGTATTATTTAGCAAGTTTCTCAATGAAGCAGGGTGAGCCCACAATGGCTTCGTATCAGAGCAAGTATGATGGAAGTAAAAAGTAGGTTTTCATATGGTCAGTATATATACTAGGTTACACGCTGCAGAACCACTTACCAAGGGCAGTCAGGCAGTTCTCGATATCACCTTTCAGCTCCAAATCCAGTACCTTGTTCATGTCATGCTTGCTGTATTTGGTGTACTTCTGAAAGACTAAATAAGGGAAGAAAACTCAGTGAATAGTGATGATAATACAGTATTCTCCCTGCATTGCCTCTGCCTTATTCCGCCCTTGCTGTTGCAGCAGTGCACACAGATGACTGATTATAGGCcacctttctcattttcttctgccagcACAGTGTAAAGTCCACTGTAAAGTGCACTGTTACTGCATGGGCTGGTGGAGTCAGCATAAGGAATGGGACTTTGCAGCGTTCGTGTTCCCATTGGTAGAGGTGGTCCAATGACTCCACTTGAGCCTGTGACATTAGGTGATATCCCTCTACCCAGGACAAACTGGCTGAGGAGCAAGACCATGTTGGGGAGCATTCAGAACCCCTGCTGCACTGATCCCTTGGTCTTGTGATCACTAGCCATGTGACACTTCAAGGTAATAGTTTTGTTGACAAACCAAATGATAATTGCTCATCACTAGTATGGAAAGAACAGTCAAGCTGCCAACTGTACCCTTAGCAAGCAGGTGTCCAATTACAAAGACCTTTCTAGCAGTCAGATTCATGTCTTGATAATCTGTATCTTCTCTGAGTTCATGAGCAGGCCATGTTCAAAATACAATTCCTGTGAAGCACAAAGTTTCATCCAACCTACCCCTTCGGAGATGTGGGTAGCTTCTTGTAGTAAGAACAGTAACAAACACATTAATAtctgttcctttccttttctctcctgcttcaTACAAGGCCTGTCATGACAAAAAGGAAGTAGTAAAGTTAACAATATAGTAAAATCCAAACAGAAATACTGTACTTCTGAGGCTACCAGCCAAAGGTAGGCCATTGCTTGTCAGTAGTGAACTCTGGCCCTTGCCACAATCCGTAACAGAACTCTACACAAACTCAAACTGTCTCTAGCTCTATCAAGTAATACTTCATACTTCACTTAGTACCTAGTAGGTACTAAGTATCAATACTTATCAATAGTACCTAGAGAACACTATGTAgctacaaaatatattttcagacaTTTTATGATCACCATCTAGCTCTTCTGGGTATATTACGTTCTTGAAGTAAGACATTTTTCATATATCATGACATGCTTACAGTCTGCATGGGAGTTTAGGACTGGCAAGCTTTCTCCAGACAAACAGAATTATCTCTGATATTAACTGGACAAATGTGAAGGAGCAGCCTACGCACTAAGTACTCCGTGTCTTTCCAGGAGTGACTTTAATGGAAAGTAAGAACCAAATCAGGCTCCTTCATTTTCCTCACCTCCTCAGACCTCCCTAGAAGTTATAATTAAAGACCTCcacacagaagcaaagaagaTTAGCAACACTCTCCCTGCACCAGGAGAAATAGTGTTGAACTTTTGAGCTTAGACAGAGTATTAATTTACTGACCTTTCATATCTAGGGCTGATGACAAAACTAAAGTCCTTATGTAGCAGgaataaaacagtatttctcaGTGGCCTCTTCTTGGTTGGATTTataaaaaatcaatttaaagtCAATCTACATTTAAACTGTAATAGTGATGTAAGATTTTATAGGTGAAAACTCAGGAAAGACTGCTAAGGTTTACCAAGGTTTTAACATGCTAATGGTGgaagaaataagggaaagatCAGGTGCTTATTTTAGAATTATTCAGAAAATGACTGTGAGGTTTACCCAATAATCTTGAAAAGCTCATCACTGTAAAGCAATATCTATAGCTTAACATACTGCAGAGTTCGCACTGGTCAAGGTACGGTAGCTGGTTCTGCACATGCTTGAGCACACCCTTGTCCCTCACTTCAAGAACTGTTATAAACAGAAGGAAGATTGTGTCTAATTTCTCTAATTGTTGACCTCTACTTCAAACGGTCTGCACGCTTTACATGAACTAGAAGAGGTCTTgcagaaatgtttctgaagcTAGATATTAGGGTGAAGATTTAATTTTCCTCAGATAGTGAAGCTTACATGAACTTTGTAAAATAGTATCCCCTCAGAAAAGATTGCTGCATAACATACATATCTCCGTTAGAGCTGCAATACAAAAGATTCAGGTAGAACATTTGCAGCCAGAATTTGTAATCTGAAGTAAGTCAgaagaagcagctctgcagagtgTCAAGTATGATCTTACCCTGGCATCATTGTCAGCAAGCTCATCATTCACATGAGAATCTTCACATCGGTCAGCCTacgtaaataaataaataaaatttcattgGTCCTCACAATCATTCAGTTCaccaaaatgcagcattttcgAGTTCTGTCCTACCACTCTCATATATAACTTAATGCATAATTGCAGATAGATACAGTTATGTCAATCATTCTGTGAATAAAGCTGTTGTGTTTGTTTATCAATCTGAGGTCACACTTCTGAGGCCATCAGCAACTTATTTCTGAAGTCCTACATGAAAAACCACAGGAAGTATTGTTTCTTAATGTGAAGTTACAGGCTTGGAAGATGTGATTTGCTCCCTGATGGCCATTCAATAGACTTCTTTCAAGTTGGTTTGAAACCAAAAgctgaaaatcaaaattatgCACACAGACATATCAAAAAATAATCCCACGTGCATGTAGAAGCTTCATATACAGGTACTCAACAGTCATGGAATCAAATACTCATGATTTTCAAAGGGTCTTTTTATTGGGCAGCTCCCGTGTTTAAACTTACCTGCTTTGGAACATAAATTCACAAAACACTTTGTCCACTTGTtagctccctgtccctctcccatTGTCTAACTACTAGAAACATATCTTAACAGCAAGCCAAAAGGTTTATTTCTCTAATTGtaagcatttcttctttttctgtttctagacATTTGACATGACattattactgttgtttttGCAAGTGCTTACAGACAGTTACCACCCAAAAAAGTCTTGAAAGCATAACTgataaacaataataaataacgctgttttttaaaatacgtTTGAGATAAAGTCTCATTATAACTTGTTTAAGAACAATTTCGTATGTCTAAGATatgtaaacaaaaaataatgcaagGCAATAAATACATCCTAATTCCTTATTTATCGTATGTCTTTCTCTAAAATCATTTCGgcaacattaatttttttattatgggTAATGCCACTCAAAATGCTTAAGCACAGCATACCTTGGCTAGAGCAATCAAAGCCTTCTGAAAGTCTCCAGATGTGTCAGAGATAATGTCTTGTGTCAGATCTCTCTTCAGCACTGgaatcaaaagaaaagaatttgtagtttgttttaaagttaTCAACTAGGTTGACTAGATGATcttttaaggtcccttccaacccaaactattctatgttTATATgactttttcagccttttcttcatttcccacTTAAATATGCCCACTAGAAATGCAGCTTTCTTACTTTCTCTCATTTAGCTTCAAGAGAAGGGGTATATTTGTAACACGTCCTCTAATACCTGAGACATACTGTGAAATTGGAAACTAAACGCAAAATCTGCTGAAAAAGTCCTTCTCTAAGGTCTTGTGGTTGTCATTGTCTTGGGCTCTTGCTTGTGaagtacaaaaaaaatcttgaaactTTTTCTGAGCCATTTGTCTTTCATTCTTATTTCTGGTTGTTCTTATCAGCAGTGAATTATATCACAAAACTCTTCCAAAAAATCAAACTATTAATTTGGGCTTCTAACTGAGACTATTTGAATGGAAATGTCTTGGAAAACTTAGCCCATAATCTCAGAAAACATGATTTAATTATACAACACTGACTACAGTAAACTCCACATAAATGAGAGATACCACATTACGTTTTAGTTATCTCTTCAAAGATTGTCCCCCTTTAGTTCACTGGTTGCTCTTACTGCTAATGTTATCTCTGTTGCTAAACCAATAAGCTTTTTTTCAACGCTAGTGAGATCTTAAGAGGTCAACCAAGGCTTAGttacaagagaagaaaagcagccgGGTTTTGCTTGCATCCTGGAAAGCATCTAAATGCATGGCCTGTTCCATGAAACATCTGCAGTTCTGACGGTGATGATgtgtcttttccttctgtattgGGATCTACACAGGTCAGAAAAAGTCAGTATGATCTCCCTCCCCTGCAACTCTTTCAATCTCATGTGAAGTTTCACTTGCTTCCTACAATGTCATCTCAGCTTCTCATATCGAGAAGTACAGCTGTGACTGTAATGTGTCTGCTATAGAGTAATACCATTAATACTTCTTTCTTGCTCAGAATTACCTTCTTTATAGTATCTGCTGGCTTCTCTGAGCTCTCTGTTGTTTCTTGAGGCCAGAATCTCGATTAAGGTATCTTCATCAGTTCCAAGCCCCTGATAAAAATGGTTGACtttttagaaatgttatttGATACAACAAACTTAGAATTTAGAAGACTAGAAATAAGGAGAAAATCATGGACTTGGCTTTGAAGGCCCCATGtggaacaagaaagaaaaatgaagaccaTTGTGCTTCCACACAATATTGTTATTTCAGCTCTTatggaattaatttcttatCACATCTAATATCACTGGTAGCCCAAGGAAGCACTAAAGGGAACAAGCAGTGCACATAAAAGATAAGAATGTaaaatttatgaagaaaaacagccttttccctttttgttttctcttacgTAAACATGTATGTAAACACTATGGCTTTCTACCAGTACATCAGCAACCAgtttttggaaggcagaaagagTTCACTCTCACAAAAGAATACCGTTTGCAGCCAACCTCCTCCAACCCTGAAATTCAGCAGAGATTGCTGGCTCTTGTTCTCAGAATCTGGATTACCAGTATAGACTTATTTTACAAAATGAGgtgaaaatgaagacaataCACAAGCTTTGAAATCCAAGTCCAGTGTGACTTACAGGCCCTGATAATTATTTATGATCTTTAGGAAAGTTCTTCTCAGAAGCATGCGCCTTACCTTCATAGAGGCTCTTAATTCTTCAGCATCAAACTGAGCTGGAGTTTTGAGCAAAGCCACAACAACGTCTTCCAGGTGACttttcagaacttttttcaAGGCTTCTTCCAGACTCTGTGACAGGAAGAATAAGAAACACACTAAGCTAGTAAATGGTAAAAAGCTGTTGTTCAGCTACAGTCCAAAAATTAAGTCTGATGCCTGATGAATCTTAGTTTACATCATTCCTTTAACTACTAGCAAGAATTATGAAGCCCTAcctgaaatttttaatttctcaccTTTGTGTTAACCGAAGTGTCAGGGTTTTTCAGCAAGTATTTAGGAGCACTTTGACACACTGCAGTTCAGCCATATTCACCCATTTACACCATCAGAAGAAGACTCAAAATAGGCTGCTTGCTTTTTAGGAGTAGGTACTGTATTGCTGTTAACACTGAGTTGCTTATCTGGATAGCACTTTAATTCATCCATTTACTGCATAAAGGATACAGAATTTGCAGTGGAAACTCTGTGGACATACTGTAATATCACCCTACACAAAACTACAAGTCCTGAAGTTAAGATTTGGGCTATATTCTAATTTGACCTAAATtcaagttttaagaaaaataaaaatctcatttatcCTGCCGCCTATCTGAAAATGCTCGCTACTCTGTTTTGTCACGTTAAAAGTTCTCCACCAAGTATGTGTCAAGGCTGAGGCTGTAAGGGTCAGAAGGTCAACATACTTTGTCAGGATACCTAAACCAATGAGATTATTTCAGAAGCAAGCACTATGTCTGTAATTagttctgttctgcttttgatGGTGTGCTAGGAACTAGGGTATCTAATAATCTAACAGCATTAGTCTCCCTGTGCCTTTGaagttgtattttaatttaGGTCCTTAAAAGCTATAATTGCAAGGCTGAAGCTTCCTCTGAGGGCGGAAAGGGCTGTGAAAACCACAAGTGAGGTTTCCTGAACAGAAACAGGAAATCTAGGCTAAAATGAGATACTAGAGTAATTTTTTAAGTTGGCCCTTAAAAGTTATACTTAGAGttacaaagcaaaaaactcAAAGGAATCACTTTCCAAGGAGCAAACCCTCAGTAACTCTGGCACGCTGACTGTGCAATTGTAATTTCAATTCGGAGTTACAGGTTCAGCTGGAGAAAATTTGTTATGGAGAAAAGAGCAATTAAAACCTTTTCCAGAAACATGCAGTAATTTTCAAGATTCTCAGTTCCAGGGACGAGCAGTTTTACCACTCAGAGGTAGAAGAACACTGCCCCCTGTACACCCATCCCCATACCAGTGTGGTATACTTGTGGAACAGTGTTACAGTCCTACGTCTTTCCTATCCTATTCAGTCTTCTATCTGGACTTAAATATTCAGAGATGCCTCCAAGTCCCCTTACccatctctccctttctctcagCAGACTGTCTCCCAGGTAGTAGTGAAATCTCTGCATTCCCAGTGATTTAGTGATTTAAAGGATCTCTAGGGCACTCAAAAAGCTGGAAAGTCAGaacttcaacatttttcttcttatttcaaaatagtGGCTGCTGTATTCAAAGGCTCAGCACTGGCAATATAGCTGCAGGGTATTATCATTCTGTCATGGTTTTCACAAACTGCAGAAGGCAGAAGGCTGTaactttttgttctttgaagcTAAAGCTATATGTATCATGTAAGCTGGGAGCAACTTTGATATTCTGGCTAGAATATACTTTACCTTTCCTTTCGCCTGCTGATAGGCAGCTTTGATCTGCTGACGCTGAGCATTTGTTCTTTTAGTCAAAATATCAATGATGGTGGCTTCATCCACACCTATGAGTCACCAAACAACAACATGTCTTATATATTGGAAATATTACAGCAGTCTCTAGTGCATTATTTAGccaaataataatttttacattttattatttgctttacatcatattttaatttcttgacaCACAGACAtttaagcaaaggaaaaactgtaaTCATCTACTGACTTACAATTAGTGATGTAGGGAAGAAGCCCAATAAATAGATTCCCACAGAACACAGAAATCTGTGTTTTTACAAATTCATATAGAAAGTTTTAAAGTGTTCTGAATGCCAAACTTACAGtgcagaataaattaaaaaaaaaggaagaaaaagaattagaCAGCATACTCATTTAATCTCGGTAAGTCAAATTGAAAAAGGTTTCAAAGTACAGGCAAAGTGCCAAATGTGAATTTCATTAAAAGAGAGAAGTGCAATAGAAGCATACACTATATTATCAGCATATTCACTGCCTCTTGCAGGGATTTTGTGGAAATCAAATCAAAAAGTATTAGTATGGTATgttataatattttttattctctagaaattaaatttttacaACCCTTCCTTCAATATATTCAAGAACTTTAATGCAGTATTAAGGTCTGAAATTGTAATACAACATCAGGATGTCAGAGTTGAGATTCTCTACCAAGTGGCATAATTCAATGTATTGCCAAGCTTTCAAAAGCATAGGCACCTTTCCTGCTTTCCATTGCCTCTCGCTCTGATATTTTATTCAGTGTCATTCTCAAAATTTCCTAAGGAAGAGTACTAATGTAGCAGGTTAAATATTTACTTGCCTTACCCTTTACAGTAATAGCTTTGTCCAAAGCAACAACATCAGCCGATGGATCAAAGTTAGGATATGACTGTACTCCAGGGCCACCTTTTGAacttttctgcagaggaaaaaaccaaattgcttattcaaaaatatttttttgcagttttagaTGCCTAAATAAACTATGTATTTGGGATTGCCTATTATAGGACTATGAAGGAACATACAGTTTTGTAACTACAGAGAACTAAAAAGACTCAGTAATGGTTATGCATTGGATCtattcctttcatttctcttaTATTAAACACAAAGTACTTCATATATTGTTTTAGGCACCTGAAGACCTATTTCTCAGAGTAAGTTGGATTCCACAGGAAAATACTTCTTAACTGGCATGTTAGGCAATTATGACCAAATTTTAAAGGCTCTAGAACCACAATTAAACCCTACAGGCACTGCCAGTAAAGTGCTACTAATTTCCTTGCTCATCTTATGCAAATTGACTGTGCATGACATTCAGTGACTTCTCAGCTGACTCATATCTAAGGTTACAAACCCTTCTTGCACGCAAGATCTTGGAGAAGAGTTGAAGTCTAATCCTATGAGGAAGTGGAGAACTGTTACCCAACTTCTTTGAAACTTGAGGCGTAAGCCAGGCTTTCTTCACAGGCTTTATCTACCGGCTGCCTTTGGTGAATCCACTCCTAGATGGACGCTCCCTAGTCAATGTCTAAAGTGCTCTGGGAATAACTGAAGATGATGAATTCCACTACGTGACAGATTACATGTCTTGCCCTAAAGCACCAACATGACAAATCAAATTACTGGTAGGGCCTATAACCCAACAGCACTACCTAATCGATGCCATACTAGTTACAATCTTTTACAGAAGCTATAAAATGCCTTAAGATTCTTGgatgaaatatttatataaaattgcCCTTGGTATAATATATGGTGAGATTTTTTATAAAATCCTTTTTATAGAGGTattcaaaaaacgtgtagacgtggcacttcgggacatggtttagtgggcgtaGTGGTGTTGcgctgatggttggacttgatgatcttacaggtcttttccaaccttaatgattctgtgattctgtgattacgTACTGTGACTCCTTCCACCGTAAGCACGACATACAATACGAAAACTAGGGCATATACTAGTGACTTTAGTTCCTCATTTATATTCCTGGGCTCCAACTCATGGCTTCCTGTACCTCAGGCTGAGTCCCTAGTTTTATCATGTACATCATCTGAACATGTTCTTACACATTCAAACACCTGTGCGTCAGATTACTACTTTAAAGAGGACAGCTTGAGTGAATCAGTGATTGGCCACTGGGAATTACAATTTCATTACAGTAACCAGTTCAGCCTGGGAGTTGATAACTAGACTGATATGTGCAAATAAGTGTAATATTTCATCTGATAGCGGACTTACTAGGTTATTAGATTATATTAGGTTATATGCTGCAATAAAATTGGGTTCCAGTTCTAATCAGCTGGagttttgctgttggttttCCTCCCTTTGAGTATATGAAAGATGTCTGGTGGCCTATGCCTTTAAATCACTTCTAAAAGTACTCGAAAATAAGCATGATGCTCTCAGAAGGTGATAATACTTACAATACATTCCTGCTCCTGATTTTCCATGAACCATGCCTGTTTCAGAAATTCTGACACCATAGCCATGTTGACAGAGTTTCTGGGAAGAGATACATCAAGTTACAAACCTTTCATCATTTTCAGCACCAGTGCAACTCAAGGTTTCCCACTCTCAGAATCCTTTCTCTTGAACTATGCTATGCAGAGGTTAGTTTCCCAAGCAGTAATTGGCCTGTGCTATTGGAAGCAGGTAACTTCT from Gavia stellata isolate bGavSte3 chromosome Z, bGavSte3.hap2, whole genome shotgun sequence carries:
- the ANXA1 gene encoding annexin A1, coding for MAMVSEFLKQAWFMENQEQECIKSSKGGPGVQSYPNFDPSADVVALDKAITVKGVDEATIIDILTKRTNAQRQQIKAAYQQAKGKSLEEALKKVLKSHLEDVVVALLKTPAQFDAEELRASMKGLGTDEDTLIEILASRNNRELREASRYYKEVLKRDLTQDIISDTSGDFQKALIALAKADRCEDSHVNDELADNDARALYEAGEKRKGTDINVFVTVLTTRSYPHLRRVFQKYTKYSKHDMNKVLDLELKGDIENCLTALVKCATSKPAFFAEKLHLAMKGFGTRHKELIRIMVSRHEVDMNEIKGYYKRLYGTSLRQAIMDELKGDYENILVALCGSDN